In Cryptomeria japonica chromosome 10, Sugi_1.0, whole genome shotgun sequence, a genomic segment contains:
- the LOC131045551 gene encoding uncharacterized protein LOC131045551 has protein sequence MDLYQCTRLSYGCASVQNESSSRHPFGAIVGRVANRIKIAQFTLDGKTYHLSVNSGKNSIHGKRGFDNVLWEVKEIKGGSKPSIKFAYHSVDGEEGYPGNLDVFATYTISNDMELTLEMEAIPRNKATPVSLINHDFWNLAGHDSGRDILDHSVKIWASQYLPTDKALIPTGQISPVNGTPLGLTKETVIKNIINKVNSSNKGNPGFDNNYVLDSSKSMNGLRVAARAKDPWSSRVLEVWTSAPGMQFYTSNNLKNIVGTGQRRCHMQVTFCILL, from the exons ATGGATCTGTACCAATGTACACGTTTATCATATGGTTGTGCTTCTGTGCAGAATGAAAGCTCCAGCAGGCATCCCTTTGGTGCCATTGTAGGCCGGGTAGCCAACAGAATTAAGATTGCACAGTTCACCCTTGATGGGAAGACATATCATTTGTCTGTCAATAGTGGAAAGAATTCAATTCATG GAAAGAGAGGTTTTGACAATGTGTTGTGGGAAGTGAAGGAAATCAAGGGTGGAAGCAAACCATCTATTAAGTTTGCATATCACAGCGTCGATGGTGAAGAAG GATATCCTGGTAATCTAGATGTATTTGCCACATATACTATAAGCAATGATATGGAGTTGACACTAGAGATGGAGGCAATCCCAAGGAACAAAGCTACTCCTGTAAGCCTGATCAATCATGATTTCTGGAACCTTGCAGGCCATGACAGTGGAAGGGACATACTTGACCATTCTGTCAAAATATGGGCCTCACAGTATCTTCCCACAGACAAGGCTCTGATTCCTACAGGACAGATCTCGCCTGTAAACGGAACTCCTTTGGGCTTAACAAAGGAGACTGTTATCAAAAACATAATTAATAAGGTCAACTCAAGCAATAAGGGTAATCCTGGGTTTGATAACAATTATGTTCTTGACAGTTCCAAGTCAATGAACGGGCTAAGAGTTGCTGCAAGAGCCAAGGATCCATGGAGTTCAAGAGTGCTTGAAGTGTGGACAAGTGCACCGGGCATGCAGTTCTACACTAGCAATAATCTCAAGAACATAGTGGGCACTGGGCAAAGGAGGTGCCATATGCAAGTCACATTCTGCATTCTGCTTTGA